A section of the Amycolatopsis sp. AA4 genome encodes:
- a CDS encoding methylaspartate mutase yields MSFERFVAQRHAAGELVVQPRMGFDSPAAMRAGLVATKHANAATVGTLTLDSYTRVRDTESAEHALRNGIPLNGYPIVNHPSEVTRAMLDGLEGPDFPVQVRHGSARPVDIFRAMIAAGLHATEGGPISYCLPYSRTPLDESVRNWAQCCELLVDADHPGGRPHLETFGGCMLGQLCPPSELVAISVLEALFFYRKGVRSISVSYAQQTNLQQDREAVAALRRLCAELLPEATWHVVIYAYMGLFPRTPDGAMLLLGKAAELAMSTGSERLIVKTAAEAHRIPTVAENVTALEHAAASAKGGKAMVAEDNQVYREAYALVDAVLNSHADLDRALVVAFKRGLLDVPYCLHPDNAGQARSTLDADGRLGWSELGSLPLRGIAERAPSGRITSSTLMSALSYVQHTHDTEALEQPMTAIGGDSR; encoded by the coding sequence GTGAGCTTCGAGCGGTTCGTCGCGCAGCGGCACGCGGCCGGGGAACTGGTCGTGCAGCCGCGCATGGGCTTCGACAGTCCGGCCGCGATGCGCGCCGGGCTGGTCGCGACCAAGCATGCGAACGCCGCGACCGTCGGCACGCTCACGCTCGACAGCTACACCCGCGTCCGCGACACCGAGTCCGCGGAACACGCGCTGCGCAACGGAATTCCGCTCAACGGGTACCCGATCGTCAACCATCCTTCCGAGGTGACCCGGGCGATGCTCGACGGTCTCGAAGGCCCGGATTTCCCGGTGCAGGTCCGGCACGGTTCGGCTCGGCCGGTAGACATCTTCCGCGCGATGATCGCCGCCGGTCTGCATGCCACCGAAGGCGGGCCGATTTCCTACTGCCTGCCCTACAGCCGCACGCCGCTCGACGAATCCGTGCGGAACTGGGCACAGTGCTGCGAGCTGCTGGTCGACGCGGACCATCCGGGCGGCCGTCCGCATCTGGAGACGTTCGGCGGCTGCATGCTCGGACAGCTGTGTCCGCCGAGCGAACTGGTCGCGATCAGCGTGCTGGAGGCGTTGTTCTTTTACCGCAAGGGCGTGCGCAGCATCTCGGTGAGCTACGCCCAGCAGACGAACCTGCAGCAGGATCGGGAAGCTGTTGCCGCGCTGCGCCGGTTGTGCGCCGAGTTGTTGCCGGAAGCGACCTGGCACGTGGTGATCTACGCCTACATGGGTCTCTTCCCGCGCACGCCCGATGGCGCAATGTTGCTGCTGGGCAAGGCCGCGGAGCTGGCGATGAGCACCGGTTCGGAACGGCTGATCGTCAAGACCGCGGCCGAAGCACACCGCATCCCGACCGTCGCGGAGAACGTGACCGCGCTCGAACACGCGGCCGCGTCGGCAAAAGGCGGCAAGGCCATGGTGGCCGAAGACAACCAGGTGTACCGCGAGGCCTACGCCCTGGTCGACGCGGTCCTCAACAGCCATGCCGATCTCGACCGGGCGCTGGTGGTCGCCTTCAAACGCGGCCTGCTCGACGTGCCGTACTGCCTGCATCCGGACAACGCGGGCCAGGCGCGGAGCACGCTCGACGCGGACGGCAGGCTCGGCTGGTCCGAACTCGGCTCGCTGCCGTTGCGCGGGATCGCCGAACGCGCGCCGAGCGGCCGGATCACCTCGTCGACGCTGATGTCGGCGCTTTCCTACGTCCAGCACACCCATGACACCGAGGCATTGGAGCAGCCGATGACCGCGATCGGAGGGGATTCGCGATGA
- a CDS encoding cobalamin B12-binding domain-containing protein has translation MSEEVRAYGGSVIEEPSGRTVIVSSMASDSHTWNLVYLELLVAELGFDVVNLGACVPDELLESECVSRRPAMLVLSSVNGHGYQDGLRVVQRLRALPELRRLPIVIGGKLGTGGPLSEEQTAELLFAGFDGVFDEQNAAAFRHFAATLPGGVTQLEGA, from the coding sequence ATGAGCGAGGAGGTCCGCGCTTACGGTGGCAGCGTCATCGAAGAACCGAGCGGGCGCACGGTGATCGTGAGCAGCATGGCGTCGGACTCGCACACCTGGAACCTCGTCTACCTCGAACTTCTCGTGGCGGAACTCGGCTTCGACGTCGTCAACCTGGGCGCGTGCGTCCCGGACGAACTTCTCGAGTCCGAATGCGTCAGCCGCCGTCCGGCGATGCTGGTGCTGAGCAGCGTCAACGGACACGGCTACCAGGACGGCCTGCGGGTCGTGCAGCGGCTGCGGGCGCTGCCGGAGCTGCGCCGGTTGCCGATCGTCATCGGCGGAAAGCTCGGCACCGGCGGTCCGCTGTCCGAGGAACAGACCGCGGAACTGCTGTTCGCCGGGTTCGACGGGGTTTTCGACGAGCAGAACGCCGCCGCCTTCCGGCATTTCGCGGCAACGCTTCCCGGCGGGGTCACCCAGCTGGAGGGAGCGTGA
- a CDS encoding decarboxylase: protein MSKYDELAARFGTPAYVYDLDVTAQSRDQLFGLLPEGFAVYYALKANPHPEIARELREGGCRAEISSTGELANALTAGFAPEDILYTGPGKTDGELAAALAAGVRLFSVESLTDLQHVGAAAERQDTVARCLLRVNTTQGSASTGIRMMGRPSQFGVDAETLPELMPLFKAVGGTKIVGAHFFTMSNAQDEDALLAEYEFVLQSAAQLRQETGLPLELLDIGGGFSSPYAVPGERTDYPKLRNGLEQLLDLYLPEWRSGEVELACESGRYLSGTCGTLLAGVVNVKESRGHRFVILDAGINVVGGLSGIGRLLPAAVGVEQVGDNPGQLVGPLCTPGDSLSKAAKLPELAAGDLLTVPNVGAYGVTASLISFLGRPAPTEVVVRGDEVVSVSRLDYQRAYEVSP from the coding sequence ATGAGCAAGTACGACGAGCTGGCCGCACGGTTCGGCACGCCGGCTTACGTGTACGACCTGGACGTGACCGCGCAGTCGCGCGATCAGCTGTTCGGCCTGCTCCCGGAGGGGTTCGCGGTCTACTACGCGCTGAAGGCCAACCCGCATCCGGAGATCGCCCGCGAACTCCGCGAGGGCGGGTGCCGGGCGGAGATCAGCTCGACCGGCGAGCTGGCCAACGCGCTGACCGCCGGGTTCGCCCCGGAAGACATCCTCTACACCGGCCCGGGCAAGACCGACGGGGAGCTGGCGGCCGCGCTCGCCGCCGGCGTCCGGTTGTTCTCCGTGGAATCGCTGACTGACCTGCAGCACGTCGGCGCCGCGGCGGAACGGCAGGACACCGTCGCGCGTTGCCTGCTGCGGGTGAACACCACGCAGGGCAGTGCGTCGACCGGGATCCGGATGATGGGCCGTCCGTCGCAGTTCGGGGTCGACGCCGAGACGTTGCCCGAGCTGATGCCGCTGTTCAAGGCGGTCGGCGGGACAAAGATCGTGGGCGCGCACTTCTTCACCATGAGCAATGCGCAGGACGAGGACGCGCTGCTCGCCGAGTACGAGTTCGTGCTGCAGTCGGCCGCGCAGCTGCGGCAGGAGACGGGGCTGCCGCTGGAACTGCTCGACATCGGTGGCGGGTTCTCGTCGCCGTACGCGGTTCCCGGCGAGCGCACCGATTACCCGAAGCTGCGCAACGGTTTGGAGCAGCTTCTCGATCTCTACCTGCCCGAGTGGCGCAGCGGCGAGGTCGAGCTGGCCTGCGAATCCGGCCGCTACCTTTCCGGAACCTGCGGGACGCTGCTGGCCGGGGTCGTGAACGTGAAGGAGAGCCGGGGTCATCGGTTCGTCATTCTCGACGCCGGGATCAACGTGGTCGGCGGCCTCTCCGGGATCGGCCGGCTGCTGCCCGCCGCGGTCGGGGTCGAGCAGGTCGGCGACAATCCGGGCCAGCTCGTCGGTCCACTGTGTACTCCCGGGGACTCGCTGTCGAAGGCCGCGAAGCTGCCCGAGCTGGCCGCCGGAGACCTGCTGACCGTGCCGAACGTCGGCGCGTACGGCGTCACCGCGAGCCTGATCAGCTTCCTCGGCCGTCCCGCGCCGACCGAAGTCGTGGTCCGCGGCGACGAGGTCGTCTCAGTGTCGCGATTGGACTATCAGCGGGCTTATGAGGTGTCGCCATGA
- a CDS encoding AMP-binding protein, with product MAVVNESGSLVHALLDAAAASAPDAAAVRDRAGVWTYAELAAWSHAVEAVLARRGVKRGDRVVVQLPTDRALVALFHGTSRRGAVFVPINPAMKQFHFDSVVENAEPVLILQPAEFAPLWTEVEESYREKTRVEPTEVDLDDVAVLVYTSGSTAAPKGVIGPHRQVTFAAGAIQAVLGYRQDDVVFCRFPMSWDYGLYKVLLSTLGRSEIVLADAESDLRLLQRMREVGATVVPIVPSLATMIATLAEREQGEAAPVRLFTNTGAALPDSTIAKLRAAFPGVRVVRQFGQTECKRITIMPPEEDAERPGSSGLPLPGTTVHILAADGTPVPAGEIGEIVAAGPHVMPGYWRAPELSARAFRRDEATGELRLHTGDYGRLDEDGYLYFEGRRDDMFKRKGIRMSTLEIEAAAMDIPGVRAAGAIPPSDTRDLAICVESDLPPTTVLKELAQRLEPQKVPALCHVVDEFPLTAHGKNATKELALLVEGARK from the coding sequence GTGGCAGTCGTGAACGAATCCGGTTCTCTCGTCCATGCCCTGCTCGACGCGGCGGCGGCCAGTGCGCCGGACGCCGCCGCGGTGCGCGATCGGGCGGGGGTGTGGACGTATGCCGAACTGGCCGCTTGGAGTCACGCGGTCGAGGCGGTCCTCGCGCGGCGCGGGGTGAAGCGCGGTGATCGCGTGGTGGTGCAACTGCCGACGGACCGGGCGCTGGTCGCGCTCTTTCACGGCACTTCCCGCCGGGGCGCGGTGTTCGTGCCGATCAACCCGGCGATGAAGCAGTTCCACTTCGATTCGGTCGTCGAGAACGCCGAACCGGTGCTGATCCTTCAGCCCGCCGAGTTCGCTCCACTGTGGACGGAAGTCGAAGAGTCTTACCGCGAAAAGACCCGCGTAGAGCCGACCGAAGTCGACCTGGACGACGTCGCGGTTCTCGTTTACACCTCCGGCAGCACGGCCGCGCCGAAGGGCGTCATCGGGCCGCACCGGCAGGTGACCTTCGCGGCGGGCGCGATCCAGGCAGTACTCGGTTACCGCCAGGACGACGTCGTGTTCTGCCGGTTCCCGATGTCCTGGGACTACGGCCTGTACAAAGTCCTCCTCTCGACGCTCGGCCGCAGCGAGATCGTGCTGGCCGACGCCGAGTCGGATCTTCGCCTGCTGCAGCGGATGCGCGAGGTCGGCGCGACGGTGGTCCCGATCGTGCCTTCGCTCGCGACGATGATCGCCACGCTGGCCGAACGGGAGCAGGGCGAAGCGGCTCCGGTGCGGCTGTTCACGAACACCGGTGCGGCGCTGCCGGATTCGACCATCGCCAAGCTCCGCGCCGCATTCCCCGGCGTCCGCGTCGTCCGGCAGTTCGGCCAGACCGAGTGCAAGCGGATCACCATCATGCCGCCCGAGGAGGACGCCGAACGTCCGGGCTCGTCGGGCCTTCCGCTGCCCGGCACGACCGTGCACATCCTCGCCGCCGACGGAACTCCGGTGCCCGCTGGGGAAATCGGCGAGATCGTGGCCGCCGGACCGCACGTGATGCCGGGCTACTGGCGCGCCCCGGAGCTGTCCGCGCGAGCGTTCCGCCGCGACGAGGCCACCGGCGAGCTGCGCCTGCACACCGGCGATTACGGCCGCCTCGACGAGGACGGTTACCTCTACTTCGAGGGCCGCCGCGACGACATGTTCAAGCGCAAGGGAATCCGGATGTCCACTTTGGAGATCGAAGCCGCCGCGATGGACATCCCGGGCGTGCGCGCGGCGGGCGCGATCCCGCCGAGCGACACGCGCGACCTGGCGATCTGCGTGGAGAGCGACCTGCCGCCGACCACGGTGCTCAAGGAACTGGCGCAGCGGCTCGAGCCGCAGAAGGTGCCCGCGCTGTGCCACGTCGTGGACGAGTTCCCGCTCACCGCGCACGGCAAGAACGCGACCAAGGAACTCGCCCTGCTGGTGGAAGGTGCCCGCAAATGA
- a CDS encoding AMP-binding protein, with protein sequence MDTTTTSGLHARFLRGLARSEPRPAVSAGGQTLTYGELHERALLWGGALAESGARTVGVLAGKGVTAYAGILAGLYAGATVVPLRPDFPAARTAQMVEAAEVDALIADERGLTVAPEVKTLLAPEVNRNGLNAAHALSEPKDVRPEDSAYVLFTSGSTGRPKGVRIGHGSTEHYFGLLDARYDFTPDDVFSQTFDLNFDCAMFDLFCAWGAGAEAVVLPGAAYRNVPAFVEERGLTVWFSTPSAIDLVRRTGRLTPGAMPGLRWSFFAGEALTVRDTADWRAAAGNSVTENLYGPTELTITIAGYRWDDEETPQVAVNGVVPIGAVHEGHEYLLIDENEAGEGELAIAGPQLTPGYLDPADEKGRFLDRDGQRFYRTGDRVRRLGGDDLAYLGRLDSQVQVLGWRVELTEVEHALETCGVQAVALGVQGDSGTELFVFYTGPRRPVIELVRALRAVLPEGVIPRRYEHVEEFPLNSNRKIDRKTLAARAAEILAPVPA encoded by the coding sequence ATGGACACGACGACCACCTCGGGACTGCACGCGCGGTTTCTGCGCGGGCTGGCCCGTTCCGAGCCCCGGCCGGCGGTCAGCGCCGGCGGGCAGACGCTGACCTACGGCGAGCTGCACGAGCGGGCGTTGCTGTGGGGCGGCGCCCTGGCGGAGTCCGGCGCCCGCACGGTAGGGGTGCTGGCTGGGAAGGGCGTCACCGCTTACGCCGGGATTCTGGCCGGGTTGTACGCGGGGGCGACGGTCGTCCCGCTGCGGCCGGATTTCCCGGCGGCCCGGACCGCGCAGATGGTCGAGGCCGCCGAGGTGGACGCGCTCATCGCCGACGAACGCGGACTGACCGTGGCTCCGGAGGTGAAGACGCTGCTGGCGCCGGAGGTGAACCGGAACGGGCTGAACGCGGCACACGCACTCAGCGAGCCCAAGGACGTGCGGCCCGAGGACTCCGCGTACGTGCTTTTCACCTCGGGTTCCACCGGGCGGCCGAAGGGAGTCCGGATCGGCCACGGTTCCACCGAGCATTACTTCGGCCTGCTCGACGCGCGATACGACTTCACGCCGGACGACGTCTTCTCCCAGACGTTCGACCTGAACTTCGACTGCGCGATGTTCGACCTCTTCTGCGCGTGGGGCGCGGGCGCGGAAGCGGTGGTCCTGCCCGGCGCGGCCTACCGGAACGTGCCGGCGTTCGTGGAGGAGCGCGGCCTCACCGTGTGGTTCTCCACGCCGAGTGCGATCGACCTGGTGCGCCGCACCGGACGGCTCACCCCAGGCGCGATGCCGGGCCTGCGGTGGAGCTTCTTCGCCGGGGAAGCACTGACCGTGCGCGACACTGCAGATTGGCGGGCAGCGGCGGGCAACTCCGTGACCGAGAACCTCTACGGCCCCACGGAGCTGACCATCACCATTGCCGGATACCGCTGGGACGACGAGGAAACCCCGCAGGTCGCGGTGAACGGCGTGGTGCCGATCGGCGCGGTGCACGAGGGACACGAGTATCTGCTCATCGACGAAAACGAGGCAGGCGAGGGTGAACTCGCGATCGCCGGACCGCAGCTGACGCCGGGATACCTCGACCCAGCCGACGAGAAGGGTCGGTTCCTCGACCGTGACGGGCAACGGTTCTACCGCACCGGTGACCGGGTGCGTCGGCTTGGCGGCGACGATCTCGCGTACCTGGGGCGGCTCGATTCGCAGGTGCAGGTGCTCGGCTGGCGCGTGGAGCTGACCGAGGTGGAGCACGCGCTGGAGACGTGCGGGGTGCAGGCGGTGGCGCTGGGCGTCCAAGGGGACAGCGGGACTGAGCTGTTCGTCTTCTACACCGGACCGCGGCGGCCGGTGATCGAATTGGTGCGGGCACTGCGGGCAGTGCTGCCGGAGGGCGTGATTCCGCGGCGGTACGAGCATGTCGAAGAGTTCCCGCTGAATTCCAACCGCAAGATCGACCGGAAGACGCTCGCCGCACGCGCCGCGGAGATCCTCGCCCCCGTGCCCGCCTGA
- a CDS encoding phosphopantetheine-binding protein, producing MWDSSFDEALRPYLPFLPADEALTAETPLKEYGLDSLATVELLAVLEEKYNVRFSDDALNLETFENPGRLWNTLSGLQPAS from the coding sequence ATGTGGGACAGCTCTTTCGACGAAGCCCTCCGCCCGTACCTTCCGTTCCTGCCCGCCGACGAGGCGCTGACCGCCGAGACCCCGCTCAAGGAGTACGGCCTCGACTCGCTCGCCACGGTGGAACTGCTGGCGGTGCTGGAGGAGAAGTACAACGTCCGGTTCTCCGACGACGCGCTGAACCTGGAGACGTTCGAGAACCCCGGACGCCTCTGGAACACGCTGTCGGGCCTGCAGCCGGCTAGCTGA
- a CDS encoding ACP S-malonyltransferase — MDEASQAGSAVVFPGMSPCRFVDFGKFLLINPFARRLIKDADDRLGYSLVDRFREAEGDYSEYAQVGFMLTCVALAEWAEQEYGMSPDYCTGPSFGEKPASVYAGSLTFPDAVWMTAKLAQCLDEFFATEHTDVVTHSFVRTPEEKLRDALTELEGRGEWSDISCYIDHDFYMVSVRERNLDWLKQTVRGMGGLSLYTMRPPLHSRAFGALRRKAEDEVLGGLDFHDPLLPIIADQDGSVLRSGEQVRTMLLDSIVEPLRWPDVVSSLAQLGVRKLWVAGPDTLFGRVRATTSRFEVTTVNPRLALQPRRRGAGPSRVS; from the coding sequence ATGGATGAGGCCAGCCAGGCCGGATCGGCGGTCGTGTTCCCCGGGATGAGCCCGTGCCGGTTCGTCGACTTCGGCAAGTTCCTGCTCATCAACCCGTTCGCGCGCAGGCTCATCAAGGACGCCGACGACCGGCTGGGCTACTCGCTGGTCGACCGCTTCCGCGAGGCCGAGGGCGACTATTCCGAGTACGCCCAGGTCGGGTTCATGCTCACCTGCGTCGCGCTCGCCGAATGGGCCGAACAGGAGTACGGGATGAGCCCGGACTACTGCACCGGGCCGAGCTTCGGCGAGAAACCGGCCAGCGTGTACGCCGGTTCGCTGACCTTCCCGGACGCGGTGTGGATGACCGCGAAGCTCGCGCAGTGCCTCGACGAGTTCTTCGCGACCGAGCACACCGACGTCGTCACGCACTCGTTCGTCCGCACGCCGGAAGAGAAACTGCGCGACGCGCTGACCGAACTGGAGGGGCGCGGCGAATGGTCGGACATCTCCTGCTACATCGACCACGACTTCTACATGGTCTCGGTGCGGGAGCGGAATCTCGACTGGCTCAAGCAGACCGTGCGGGGCATGGGCGGGCTGTCGCTGTACACGATGCGTCCTCCGCTGCACTCGCGCGCGTTCGGCGCGTTGCGGCGCAAGGCCGAGGACGAGGTGCTCGGCGGCCTCGACTTCCATGATCCCCTCCTTCCGATCATCGCTGACCAGGACGGTTCGGTGCTGCGGTCCGGCGAGCAGGTCCGCACGATGCTGCTGGACAGCATCGTCGAACCGCTGCGCTGGCCGGACGTCGTCTCGTCGCTCGCGCAGCTCGGCGTGCGCAAGCTGTGGGTGGCCGGGCCGGACACGCTGTTCGGCCGCGTCCGGGCCACGACCAGCCGGTTCGAGGTGACCACGGTGAACCCGCGGCTCGCGCTGCAGCCGCGGCGGCGCGGCGCGGGTCCCTCGCGGGTCAGCTAG
- a CDS encoding proline iminopeptidase-family hydrolase — protein MAVAPTAKGWVPFGEHRTWYRVTGQPGGAAPAVVVVHGGPGSTHDYLLSLTELAGHGFPVVHYDQLGSGGSTRLPDADPGFWNPELFGDELDNLVHRLGIEDNYVLYGQSWGGLVVARHAAERPDGLRGLVIANSPASYELWRSEMDRLRALLPPGVDEGLRAHEAAGTTDTQEYFDLMRVFYDRHVCRVLPWPADYLASFMEMADNNTVYSVMNGPSEFTVTGTLADYSVIDRLDDIEVPTLLISGAHDEATPATVQPYYDRIHDVRWEILPESSHVPHLEEPERFREILLGFLQEVHSPAEREVASHG, from the coding sequence ATGGCCGTGGCGCCCACCGCGAAAGGCTGGGTCCCGTTCGGCGAGCACCGCACCTGGTACCGGGTCACCGGGCAACCGGGAGGAGCGGCTCCCGCCGTGGTCGTGGTGCACGGCGGGCCGGGCAGCACGCACGACTACCTGCTGAGCCTGACCGAACTCGCCGGACACGGATTCCCGGTCGTGCACTACGACCAGCTCGGCAGCGGCGGGTCCACCCGGCTGCCGGACGCCGATCCCGGGTTCTGGAATCCGGAGCTGTTCGGCGACGAGCTGGACAACCTGGTGCACCGGCTCGGCATCGAGGACAACTATGTCCTCTATGGACAGTCGTGGGGCGGGCTCGTCGTCGCGCGGCACGCCGCCGAACGCCCGGACGGCCTGCGCGGACTGGTGATCGCCAACTCGCCCGCGTCGTACGAGCTGTGGCGCAGCGAGATGGACCGGCTGCGCGCGCTGCTGCCGCCCGGCGTCGACGAGGGCCTGCGAGCGCACGAGGCCGCCGGCACCACGGACACGCAGGAGTACTTCGACCTCATGCGCGTCTTCTACGACCGGCACGTCTGCCGCGTGCTGCCGTGGCCGGCCGACTATCTCGCCTCGTTCATGGAGATGGCCGACAACAACACGGTTTACTCGGTGATGAACGGTCCCAGCGAGTTCACCGTCACCGGCACGCTCGCGGACTATTCGGTGATCGACCGCCTCGACGACATCGAGGTGCCGACCCTGCTCATCTCCGGTGCGCACGACGAGGCCACCCCGGCCACCGTGCAGCCGTACTACGACCGGATCCACGACGTGCGCTGGGAGATCCTCCCGGAGTCGAGCCACGTCCCCCATCTCGAGGAGCCGGAACGGTTCCGCGAAATCCTGCTGGGATTCCTGCAGGAAGTCCATTCCCCCGCCGAAAGAGAGGTCGCCAGTCATGGATGA
- a CDS encoding nucleotide disphospho-sugar-binding domain-containing protein, with amino-acid sequence MRVMLMVFPTRTHVYSMAPVGWALAAAGHEVRFVGQRNPREVASFAETGLDAMWFGDELDIARHRQLQVDGNNAMQGDFRISESRPERYTDEYVRNVYEHWVDVFRWTTPDSLLDELVRFARQWQPDLVVWDPMIYAAPIVAHALGVPHLRMMYAADQTARIGAQYRDLRASRPEDTSPDPFVTWMSAAVGRFGADYDETLRYGVRTIDCHPSYLRYDGVDVDYVPARFVPQNKPMAIPSWVLEQPERPRVMLTLGISNRQVLGVEETSVGDLLDGLADLDIEVIATLNASQLASVRAIPDNVRAVDFVPMNELLASCSAIVHQGGGATISNAVVNGVPQLVIPGTTWSERVSAVAQEKRGNGLLVDLEDVTPASVRAGVCRLLEEPSFRVCALEVRDEMLATPTLDDLVPELERIARCP; translated from the coding sequence ATGCGCGTGATGCTGATGGTCTTCCCGACGAGGACGCACGTTTACAGCATGGCTCCGGTGGGCTGGGCGCTGGCCGCGGCCGGGCACGAGGTCCGCTTCGTCGGGCAGCGCAACCCGCGCGAGGTCGCGTCGTTCGCCGAGACCGGGCTGGACGCCATGTGGTTCGGCGACGAACTCGACATCGCCCGGCACCGCCAGCTCCAGGTCGACGGCAACAACGCGATGCAGGGCGACTTCCGGATCTCCGAAAGCCGTCCCGAGCGCTACACCGACGAGTACGTGCGCAACGTGTACGAGCACTGGGTCGACGTGTTCCGCTGGACCACGCCGGACTCGCTGCTCGACGAACTCGTCCGCTTCGCCCGGCAGTGGCAGCCGGACCTCGTGGTGTGGGACCCGATGATCTACGCCGCGCCGATCGTCGCGCACGCGCTCGGCGTGCCGCACCTGCGGATGATGTACGCCGCCGACCAGACCGCCCGGATCGGCGCGCAGTACCGCGACCTCAGAGCCAGCCGCCCCGAGGACACCTCGCCGGACCCGTTCGTGACGTGGATGTCCGCCGCGGTCGGCCGATTCGGCGCGGACTACGACGAAACCCTGCGCTACGGCGTGCGGACCATCGACTGCCATCCGTCGTATCTGCGCTACGACGGCGTGGACGTCGACTACGTCCCGGCCCGGTTCGTGCCGCAGAACAAGCCGATGGCGATCCCCTCGTGGGTGCTCGAGCAGCCGGAGCGGCCGCGGGTGATGCTCACCCTCGGCATCTCCAACCGGCAGGTGCTCGGCGTCGAGGAGACCTCCGTCGGCGACCTGCTGGACGGCCTCGCCGACCTCGACATCGAGGTGATCGCCACGTTGAACGCGAGCCAGCTCGCGTCCGTGCGCGCGATCCCGGACAACGTCCGCGCGGTCGATTTCGTGCCGATGAACGAACTTCTCGCCTCGTGCTCCGCGATCGTGCACCAGGGCGGCGGCGCGACGATCAGCAACGCGGTCGTGAACGGCGTCCCGCAGCTGGTCATCCCGGGCACCACGTGGAGCGAACGCGTCTCGGCGGTGGCTCAGGAGAAGCGCGGCAACGGTTTGCTGGTGGACCTCGAGGACGTGACGCCCGCGAGCGTCCGGGCGGGAGTGTGCCGGCTGCTGGAAGAACCGTCCTTCCGGGTATGCGCGCTCGAGGTGCGCGACGAGATGCTGGCGACGCCCACCCTCGACGACCTCGTACCGGAACTGGAACGGATCGCGCGATGCCCGTGA
- a CDS encoding sensor domain-containing protein: protein MPVTRPPTMRAIGFLVLSLPIRLAAFVLILVTMLVGVATTMLWIGIPILLIATSLMRSYCSFERRWARQMLDVAVAEPVRRRPAGPGMLAVWQARLLDPVTWREFAFVLVAFPLGIVEFVAGVVSIAVPPFGIFVAPRIGTLHGELATSFLGPNRTAQLEARTQQLQNSRARGVDAVEAERRRIERDLHDGAQQRLVSVAMSLGRAQLKLDLDDPTAVRELIGAAHADAKLAVSELRDLARGIYPPVLQDRGLDAALSSLTARMPIPIEVEVTVEPRPPAPVETTTYFIVSETLANVTKHSGADRASVRVTRDDDTVVVEITDNGHGGASMRPGGGLAGLADRAATIDGVLTVVSPAGGPTVVRADLPVRW from the coding sequence ATGCCCGTGACGCGGCCGCCGACCATGCGGGCGATCGGGTTTCTCGTGCTGAGCCTCCCGATCCGCCTCGCCGCGTTCGTGCTGATCCTGGTGACCATGCTGGTCGGCGTCGCGACGACGATGCTGTGGATCGGCATCCCCATTCTGCTGATCGCGACCTCGCTGATGCGTTCGTACTGCTCCTTCGAACGACGCTGGGCGCGGCAGATGCTCGACGTCGCCGTCGCCGAACCCGTCCGCCGACGTCCCGCCGGCCCCGGCATGCTCGCGGTGTGGCAGGCAAGGCTGCTCGACCCCGTCACCTGGCGCGAGTTCGCCTTCGTGCTCGTCGCTTTTCCGCTGGGGATAGTGGAATTCGTGGCGGGCGTCGTGTCCATCGCGGTACCTCCTTTCGGTATTTTCGTGGCGCCGCGCATCGGAACGCTGCACGGCGAGCTGGCGACCTCGTTCCTCGGCCCGAACCGCACCGCGCAACTGGAGGCGCGCACGCAGCAGCTGCAGAACTCGCGAGCGCGCGGAGTCGACGCGGTGGAGGCCGAACGACGCCGGATCGAACGAGACCTGCACGACGGTGCGCAGCAGCGGCTGGTGTCCGTCGCGATGAGCCTGGGCCGCGCCCAGCTCAAACTCGACCTCGACGACCCGACCGCGGTCCGCGAACTCATCGGAGCCGCGCACGCCGACGCCAAACTCGCTGTCTCGGAGTTGCGTGACCTCGCGCGAGGCATCTACCCGCCGGTGCTCCAGGATCGCGGCCTGGACGCGGCGCTGTCTTCTCTTACCGCAAGAATGCCTATCCCTATTGAGGTCGAGGTTACCGTAGAACCCCGTCCGCCCGCACCTGTCGAGACGACGACTTATTTCATCGTGAGCGAAACGCTCGCGAACGTCACCAAACATTCCGGCGCCGACCGCGCGTCCGTGCGAGTGACCCGCGACGACGACACCGTGGTCGTCGAGATCACCGACAACGGCCACGGCGGCGCGTCGATGCGCCCCGGCGGCGGCCTGGCCGGACTGGCCGACCGCGCCGCCACGATCGACGGAGTGCTCACCGTCGTCAGCCCCGCCGGCGGCCCCACCGTCGTGCGGGCCGATCTGCCCGTCCGCTGGTGA